From the genome of Spinacia oleracea cultivar Varoflay chromosome 2, BTI_SOV_V1, whole genome shotgun sequence, one region includes:
- the LOC110790325 gene encoding uncharacterized protein — protein sequence MRKHADLNQLPSSTKIKFEESDSSSEDSESFSEDEEVNIQNELADVPFGELQKARADGSTLALHRKRESENKSKRANKNRPMEVSSKKPVSRFREVIQVPKKVVRDPRFESLCGTLDEEGFKKRYKFIYEENLPVEKEELKKLLGSSKDPEVIEKLRNQISVIDKQMKSDSIQLRRDQILSEQKKRVREAVKQGKRPFYIKKSEVREQMHIEKYNKLKDSGKLDSFMEKKRRRNAAKDHRFMPYRKANNNE from the exons ATGAGGAAGCATGCTGATTTAAACCAATTGCCTTCTTCAACCAAGATTAAATTCGAGGAGAGCGATTCCTCAAGTGAAGATAGCGAGTCGTTTTCTGAAGAT GAGGAAGTCAATATACAGAATGAACTTGCTGATGTACCATTTGGAGAGTTACAGAAGGCGCGTGCAGATGGCAGCACCCTTGCCTTGCACCGGAAACGCGAATCTGAGAATAAGTCTAAGCGAGCAAATAAAAACAG GCCAATGGAGGTGAGTAGCAAAAAGCCTGTTAGTAGATTCAGAGAAGTGATTCAAGTGCCTAAGAAG GTAGTACGTGATCCACGTTTTGAGTCTCTTTGCGGCACGCTTGATGAAGAGGG GTTCAAGAAGAGATACAAATTTATCTACGAAGAGAACCTTCCCGTCGAAAAagaa GAATTGAAGAAGTTGTTGGGGTCATCAAAAGACCCTGAAGTCATTGAAAAATTGAGAAATCAGATTTCCGTGATT GACAAACAAATGAAGTCTGATTCAATACAGCTCAGAAGAGATCAAATTCTTTCTGAGCAGAAGAAGAGGGTGAGAGAAGCAGTAAAGCAAGGAAAACGTCCCTTTTATATCAAGAAAT CTGAAGTCCGAGAACAGATGCACATCGAGAAGTACAATAAACTCAAG GATTCTGGTAAGCTGGATTCTTTCATGGAAAAGAAGAGGAGGAGGAACGCTGCAAAGGACCATAGGTTCATGCCTTACAGGAAGGCTAACAATAATGAGTAA